A stretch of the Papaver somniferum cultivar HN1 chromosome 6, ASM357369v1, whole genome shotgun sequence genome encodes the following:
- the LOC113287974 gene encoding L-ascorbate oxidase homolog: MKDNNRVLCSIIFLFLSVISSINAEDPYRFFDWVVTYGDIYPLGVKQQGILINGQFPGPQIDCVTNDNLIINVLNNLTEPFLLSWNGLQQRRNSWQDGMPGTNCPIPPGQNFTYILQVKDQIGSFFYFPSTGFHKAAGGFGGITIASRPRIPVPFPPPAGDFFILAGDWYKSSHTDLKATLDGGSNLPLPDGLLINGRGSNGHTFTVEQGKTYRFRISNVGLASSINFRIQGHKMKLVEIEGSHTLQNTYSSLDVHLGQSYSVLVTMDQPPNDYYIVASSRFTTPVLMATSTLHYSNSGGKVSGPPPGGPTIQIDWSLNQARSIRWNLTASAARPNPQGSYHYGLINTTRTIRLANSAPIINGKQRFAVNSVSFIPGDTPLKLADYFNLGGVNPGSIPDNPTGGGGYLQTSVMGADFRAFVEIIFENPEDTVQSWHVDGYNFFVVGMDGGQWTPASRLNYNLRDTASRCTVQVYPKSWTALYMGLDNVGMWNIRSENWARQYLGQQFYLRVFSPARSWRDEYPIPKNALLCGRASGRKTRPL; encoded by the exons atgaaagataATAACAGGGTACTCTGTTCTATCATTTTCTTGTTCTTGAGTGTTATTTCTTCAATTAATGCCGAAGATCCTTACAGATTCTTTGACTGGGTTGTTACTTATGGTGATATTTACCCTCTCGGCGTTAAACAACAG GGGATCTTGATAAACGGGCAGTTTCCTGGTCCTCAGATCGACTGTGTAACTAATGATAACTTGATTATCAATGTCCTTAACAACTTAACTGAACCTTTCCTCCTCTCTTG gaATGGATTACAACAGAGAAGGAATTCATGGCAAGATGGAATGCCAGGAACAAATTGTCCAATTCCTCCTGGTCAGAATTTCACATACATTCTTCAAGTCAAGGATCAAATTGGTAGTTTCTTTTACTTCCCATCAACTGGTTTCCATAAAGCTGCTGGTGGGTTTGGTGGTATCACTATTGCAAGTAGACCTAGAATTCCAGTTCCTTTCCCACCTCCAGCTGGTGATTTCTTTATTCTGGCTGGTGACTGGTACAAATCAAGCCACACT gatttgaaaGCAACTTTAGATGGTGGAAGTAATCTTCCTTTACCTGATGGACTTCTCATCAATGGCCGTGGATCAAATGGACATACTTTCACTGTGGAACAAG GTAAGACATATAGGTTCAGAATATCAAATGTGGGGTTGGCATCATCAATTAATTTTAGAATCCAAGGacataagatgaaattggttgaaATCGAAGGTTCCCACACACTTCAGAACACTTACTCTTCCCTAGATGTCCATTTGGGTCAGTCCTATTCCGTCTTGGTAACCATGGATCAGCCACCAAATGATTACTACATTGTAGCCTCATCACGATTCACCACTCCAGTGCTTATGGCTACGTCCACTCTACATTACAGTAATTCAGGTGGAAAAGTTTCTGGTCCTCCTCCAGGTGGTCCAACCATTCAAATTGATTGGTCTCTTAACCAGGCCAGATCTATCAG GTGGAATCTAACAGCTAGTGCAGCCAGACCCAATCCACAAGGCTCTTACCATTATGGATTGATCAACACCACCCGCACAATTAGGCTTGCAAACTCTGCTCCAATAATCAATGGCAAGCAGAGGTTTGCTGTGAATAGTGTATCCTTCATCCCTGGGGACACGCCATTGAAACTCGCCGATTACTTTAATCTTGGAGGTGTCAACCCTGGAAGCATTCCTGACAATCCCACTGGTGGCGGTGGTTACCTCCAAACTTCAGTAATGGGTGCTGATTTTCGGGCCTTTGTAGAGATTATTTTTGAGAACCCAGAAGACACTGTCCAGTCGTGGCATGTTGATGGATATAATTTCTTCGTTGTCGG AATGGACGGCGGGCAATGGACTCCTGCGAGTAGATTGAATTACAACTTGAGGGACACAGCTTCCCGTTGCACCGTTCAG GTATATCCCAAGTCATGGACTGCACTTTACATGGGTCTGGATAATGTTGGAATGTGGAACATAAGGTCTGAGAACTGGGCTCGGCAATACTTGGGTCAGCAATTCTATCTTCGTGTTTTCTCCCCAGCAAGATCATGGAGAGATGAATACCCCATTCCAAAGAACGCCCTTCTCTGTGGTCGTGCCTCAGGTCGTAAAACTAGGCCTCTTTGA
- the LOC113290920 gene encoding putative Myb family transcription factor At1g14600 yields MEEICEITLNLKRPPSSPLDLRLEPPDPTDTEFGLQRLENIVPENSWISRTVRPYVRSKVPRLPWTPDLHDVFLHAVHRLGGEEILFGSFLLVYGITKATPKLVLETMDVRGLTISHVKSHLQHRRHHQGNYEEKNKLGWTGKQKGIIEYHHHHKADQSYASNNHHENDGSIVVTSECQIRKPKSYIICTGLLKSCSPQESGYEMHKEIEMNKDLPNEYTGSERMIPGSHYSQQPLKSYAAADHQNEVVDSSLSLSLFRNASKPLKLKYDDSYTNLTSGTTDHGFGLSLDITSSCSSTLR; encoded by the exons ATGGAGGAAATTTGTGAGATAACACTAAACCTAAAGAGgccaccatcttctccacttgATCTAAGACTTGAGCCACCAGACCCAACAGATACTGAATTTGGTTTGCAACGTCTCGAAAATATAGTACCGGAAAATAGTTGGATATCAAGAACTGTAAGACCTTATGTTAGATCAAAGGTACCACGACTTCCGTGGACACCGGATCTTCATGATGTCTTTCTTCATGCAGTCCATCGCCTTGGTGGAGAAGAAA TTCTTTTTGGTTCTTTTCTATTGGTTTACGGGATTACAAAGGCTACACCAAAGTTGGTGTTAGAAACTATGGATGTAAGGGGACTTACGATATCACATGTTAAGAGTCATCTTCAG CATCGTCGACATCATCAAGG GAATTACGAAGAGAAAAATAAGTTAGGATGGACAGGCAAACAGAAAGGCATCATTGAATACCATCATCATCATAAGGCTGACCAGAGCTACGCCTCAAACAACCACCACGAAAATGATGGAAGTATTGTAGTGACTTCAGAATGCCAGATAAGGAAACCAAAATCCTACATCATCTGCACTGGACTTCTTAAAAGCTGCTCCCCCCAA GAGAGTGGCTATGAAATGCATAAAGAAATAGAGATGAATAAAGACCTCCCAAATGAATATACTGGAAGTGAACGCATGATTCCAGGCTCGCATTACTCACAACAACCACTAAAATCATATGCTGCTGCAGATCATCAAAACGAAGTTGTCGATAGCTCATTGTCTCTTTCTTTATTTAGAAATGCTTCAAAACCATTAAAACTCAAGTACGATGATTCCTACACTAATCTAACCAGTGGTACTACTGATCATGGGTTTGGTCTCTCTCTAGATATAACATCCTCCTGCTCTTCTACTCTTCGCTAA
- the LOC113290921 gene encoding uncharacterized protein LOC113290921 — protein MNHSARTTMVKHVLNALPTYQMGCFRIPKTMIDHMDSIQKHFWWGHIDNKGLCLIGWNKLHVPMTLGGLGIRNLEHFNTTLLTKVVWKACNNDSSLCMQIVRAKYGKKGNLLHPDKSKEGCYWLWRSIYSGIEVVQQHSKWIVQCGKKIKIWLDNCIIGLNSPPVPTVGLSIFVSFTFVCDLFYPGTRVWNEQIISAIFDVETSNAILSMYVPDTGEDYLIWKPDRRVWYIWKDRCSWIFQTVKPNVHSSLTKIYNLIKQCESVSVSSSVSSSKRILPKIWFPPDTGYIKVNIDVSYVYETKKGIIGLIVRDHAGHALVMKGFSLEEEMEAEVGAEHFECKALIKAVEWIEEYGFNKLIIETDYENSFCKLVNRLSNSVAQELARKARLEASSFSFVSNFPPDIVKWIEDDHVLSGRV, from the exons ATGAATCACTCTGCTAGAACAACTATGGTTAAACATGTTTTGAATGCTTTGCCTACTTATCAAATGGGGTGCTTTAGAATTCCTAAAACTATGATAGATCATATGGACTCCATCCAAAAACACTTTTGGTGGGGACATATTGATAATAAGGGTCTTTGTTTGATAGGATGGAACAAGCTGCATGTTCCAATGACTCTTGGTGGCCTTGGTATTAGGAACCTTGAACACTTTAATACAACTTTGTTAACTAAGGTTGTTTGGAAAGCCTGTAATAATGATAGCTCTTTGTGTATGCAGATTGTTAGAGCCAAATATGGTAAGAAGGGTAATTTACTTCACCCAGATAAATCAAAAGAGGGTTGCTATTGGCTTTGGAGGAGTATATACTCTGGCATTGAAGTTGTGCAACAACATTCCAAATGGATTGTTCAATGTggcaaaaaaattaaaatctggCTAGACAATTGCATTATTGGTCTTAATAGTCCACCTGTTCCAACTGTGGGACTTTCTATCTTTGTTTCTTTTACATTTGTTTGTGATTTATTCTACCCTggtactagagtttggaatgaaCAAATTATTAGTGCTATCTTTGATGTAGAAACTTCTAATGCTATTCTCAGTATGTATGTGCCTGATACAGGGGAGGATTATCTAATCTGGAAACCAGATAGGAGAG TTTGGTACATATGGAAGGATAGATGCAGTTGGATTTTCCAGACTGTAAAACCTAATGTTCACAGTTCTCTTACTAAAATCTATAATCTGATTAAACAATGTGAATCTGTTTCTGTCTCATCTAGTGTTTCTAGCAGCAAGCGTATTCTTCCTAAAATTTGGTTTCCACCAGATACAGGCTATATTAAAGTCAACATTGATGTTTCTTATGTTTATGAAACAAAAAAGGGTATCATTGGACTAATAGTTCGTGATCATGCAGGGCATGCACTAGTAATGAAAGGTTTTAGCTTGGAAGAAGAAATGGAAGCTGAGGTTGGAGCAGAACATTTTGAATGTAAAGCCTTGATCAAAGCTGTAGAATGGATAGaagaatatggattcaataaactGATAATTGAGACGGACTACGAGAACTCG TTTTGCAAGTTAGTTAATAGATTAAGTAATAGTGTGGCTCAGGAGTTAGCAAGAAAAGCTAGACTTGAAGCTAGTAGTTTCTCTTTTGTCTCGAATTTTCCTCCAGACATTGTTAAGTGGATTGAGGATGATCATGTTCTCTCTGGAagagtttaa